In Pristiophorus japonicus isolate sPriJap1 chromosome 3, sPriJap1.hap1, whole genome shotgun sequence, the sequence ACCACAATGCACCTTCCATTTAGGaagtgcagactagctttaagcAATGCAAGCTAGTTTTAAGTCGTGCCAGCAAGTAACAATATTGAGCCCCCAATTGTGCGTCTGGAGGTTCTCCTGCCCACCTGCAGAAACAGAACATTTCTGTTCCTAGCTGCACACAGAAATCGTGATAATGACCACTATGGGGCACCTTCACACAGTTAGCATCGTTATCTCCGTGCCTGTTTTCAGGGGATATCTAATTTAGCTCCCATAGTGTGAGTGACCAATCGTGTGTGTGGAGCTTACCTCAGTGCTTTATCCTATCCTTGTTTCTACATCCTTGTGGGACTGTTTTCAGGGCTACAGTGTCAAAGATGTCTTACCTGCAGCTCaaacttggggggaaaaaaatgaagaaaaaaagtTTGGTTGAGGGAGGTTGCCAAGTAAGTGAGCAAAGATGTaacagtgggctggattttcattttttttgtgtttttgagcCTTTCTGGCGCAATTCACAGCGGAGcgaaaaatttagcgccgggatAATGTTAGCACCAGAACGAGGaacttttgccaaatgaaagttcacgaggagcattaGCGTTAACTCCGGCGTGGCAGCACAGACTGTGCGCCGGAGCTGAAAGTTTCGGCGTTGACGCAATCTGCCGTTTTGCATATGCGCTTTTTTCCCCCCTGCCCTTCCAAgcgctaatgcagggcacggccACTTCCTGCGCGCGCATGGGCAGTACAACCGGGGCAGAATCAGCCATTTCGGACTTTGaatttgatgatggaggaggacgAGGGAAGACAGCATGCAAGGAgcttcagccacgaggctaataaGGCTTTAGTGGGGGCTCTGGGATGgagatggcaggagttacatcTTCGGGGTGGTTCTAGGCCACTGCCCGCTATATTCAAGAGGATGTGGAGAAACATcgcagaggaggtctctgcctcggacACTGTGGTGAGGTCTGGCACACAGTGCCAAAAGAAATTTAACGATCTCACCAGGGTCGTCAGACTGAGTACCATTTTCatcgatgcactccttcattacttcaaggataaatccaacacactatttgttctcttgctgttggtgcctctcaacactctgtgggttgcctccaaaaatgcatgacacataggtaggcttagttcgacaccctatttgccatgaatgatctccacacattattaagattgctttctgagatttcataagatggctccccacttcaatgtcctcctgatgaaccacgtggctacgtccaaggccattaaacagaggactgtattacattcagacagtatggtataagtgctttgatggctagctGTGCCACAAGAgctgatggaccctcttgtaaccactcccattttcatctttgcagaccaAGATATCTCATAATCACCGCGAGCAGGTGCAGGCCGTGGCGGTGGTCCACCTTAGATCCTGCCATTCACCAACATCGAGGAGGCCTCATCGGCATCACAGGTctggcagctgccactgggggcgctgaccctcgctcggatactgagggtaggTCCTGTactctccctgggctgggttggggcaatgtcatgcagtgcctctggactagatataatggagtagcggcggtgcTTCAAGTGGCCCTGTGTTATGcgtccttcctcatgtcaccctgctccctcccctgctgctaaccactcgtctgttgctttctacttccagatgaccagccacaggcaccacatccctcaagggacccctcCACATCAGGCCACCATCTGGagaaggaggcagaggaggaggaggaggaagaggaggataaggGTGAGCCGAATTCAGCGCAGCATCCTACAACCCCTGCTCCAccaccggcactcagctcctctggggaCGACATGACGTTCTCGGGGTTCGAGGATTGCGAGGCTCCTGgaaccagtggcgtgcagcaacgcagtgcggGGGTTGAATCCCGTGGGCcaactctccagagggtgagtcggcaaaattggtttgctgacagacaggcaaatatggaattggacatggtgggaatgtccagggagagcatcctaatcagccgtcagctccttgatgttttGGGAAGGACTCccgcgagcattgacagtctgaaagcgacaatTACTGAGGTAGGGTCGCACATTGTCAGTGCGAGCAGTGAtaccagcaaggccatcaatgcccacacgaggctggtggcctgcagcagtgacagtggagtcccggagagtgtggcgtgaGCCCTTGCAGAAGGTGGCGCATCACGGGCatgagctctgcttcagcttgggcaggtgatgtagtccatgcctgccaccatactctctacgtcacacggggaagtgacggttccgaagcaggccagcaaggcttACATCGTGCTTCGGTTGTTAGGGGCCAGCCATATCAgcgactgagtggctccagggatatgggaaGTGGTTGTCTTTCCtccagatgacagcattccgtctcccccgACTCAGTCaccaaccaagcatcagcgacggctttcacccaaaccacctgtgactggtgatGCCGATGAAGAGGTTAGCCAGTCAGAAGTcaggccttccacgccacgagctggtccagtgcatccctCGATGCCATctgcattgtctctccccccaacacagtagcactctggcagccttactgGTGCCACTTTGATGAGGAACAGCAGGCAAGGGAGAGGGATGAAGGGAAGGAGGGCAAAAGACAGTggcaaaaaatagtggggcaggatttgATATaagtatcacactgctggattatgttcttgatgcttgATGCTGGATGTAGCTTATTTATGTTACGGTAACTAatgggagaaatgaatgggactgaaagacgataaatccccagggcccgatgatctgcatcccagagtactaaaagaggtagccatggaaatagtggatgcattggttgtcatcttccaaaattctatagatcatggaacagttcctgcagattggagggtggcaaatgtaagcccactatttaaaaaaaggaggcagagagaaaacagggaactgcggaccggttagcctaacatcagtatggaaaatgctagagtctattataaaggaggtgataacgggacacttagataatatcaacgggattagacacagtcaacatggatttatgaaaggaaaatcatgttagaCAAACCTAGtggagttttttgaggctgtaactgatagaatagataagggagaaccagtagatgtattgtatttggattttgagaaggcctttgataaagtcccacataagaggttagtgtgctatattaaagcacataggattgggggtaatatactggcatggattgaaaattggttaactgacagaaaacagagagtaggaataaatgggtctttttcggggtggtgggcagtgactagtgaggtaccacaggcctcagctattcacaatatatataaatgatttggatgagggaaccaaatgtaaaccgagtgtaacatagccaagtttgctgatgatacaaagatgggaggaaaagcaatgtgtgaggaggacacaaaaaacctgcaaaaggacataggcaggctaagtgagtgggcaaaaatttggcagctggagtataatgttgggaagtgtgaggttatgcactttggcagaaaaaatcgaagagcaagttattatttaaatggagaaagattgcaaagtgctgcagtacagcgggacctgggggtcctggtgcatgaaccacaaaaggatagtctgcagatacagcaagtgatcaggaaggccaatggaatcttggcctttattgcaaaaggggatggagtataaaagcagggaagtcttgctacagttatataaggtattggtgaggccacacctgcaatactgcgtacagttttgatttccatatttaagaaaagatatacttgctttggaggcagttcagagaaggttcaataggttgattccagagatgagggggttgactaatgaggaaaggttgggcccctactcattggaattcagaagaatgagagacgatcttattgaaacgtataagattataagggggcttgacaagatggatgcagagaggatgtttccactgatgggggagactagaactagagggcataatcttagaataagtggccgcccatttaaaacagagatgaggaggaatttcttctctcagagggttgtggatctgtggaattcactgcctcggagagctgtggaagctgggacattgaataaatttaagacagaaatagacagtttcttaaatgataagggaataaggggttatggggagcgggcagggaagtggacctgagtcatgatcggatcagtcatgatcgtattgaatgacggagcaggctcgaggggccgtatggcctactcctgctcctatttcttatgttcttatgtaatatttccaagtttgctgacggcacaaaactaggtgggattgtgagttgtgaggaggatgcaaagactctgCAAGGTGATTCAGATAGGTTgcttgagtgggcaaacacatggcagatgcagtataacgtggataaatgtgaggttattcactttggtagaaataacataaagacaaagtattatttaaatggtgatagcttgggaaatgtcgatgtacaaagggacctgggtgcccttgtacatcagtcattgaaagcaaacgtgcaggtacagcaagcagttaggaaggcaaatggtatgttgaccttcattgcaagaggatttgagtacagttatacagggccttggtgagaccgcatctggagtattgtgtgcagttttggtctccttacattgagcgagtacaacgaaggttcatcagactgattcctgggatggcaagactatgaggagagattgggtcgactcggcctgtattcactagagttgagaagaatgagcggggatctcattgaaacgtataaaattctgatggggctgggcagactggatgcagggaggatgtttccccgggctgggaagtctagaacaagggggtcacagtctcaggatacagggttggaaatttaggaccgagaaatttcttcactcagagggtgatgaacctgtggaattctctaccacagaaggctgtggaggccaagtcactgaatatatttaagagggagatagatagatttctagacacaaaaggcatcaaggggtatggggagaaagtgagaatatggtgttgagatagaggatcagccatgatcattattgaatggcggtgtaggctcgaagggccgaatggcccactactgctcctattttctatgtttctatgtatcacactgctggatgcagctcattatttTATTTAAGTATCACAATGAAGGTTAAAAaggatacaatgttacaatgttcaatacATTTTTTCTTCATCTTAACCAGTCCTGTGTATTGTCTCATTTGCAGAAAAAGAGGGGGAataatcaacatggtgggatagagtggtcaggcaacgctcaaacctgccgttcaattatgagctgccaacgTAAGGCTTTTGAAGTCTCCACGATGCCTCTggttgtggtggtggcatgggttcctcgccaggctcctcacaAACAAACTATAAGCCCGAGCCTCCcacgactcagagtccaccatcaagggtgatgaatgcaaggccattaacaccttgttggcgctgcgggggtgatcatcgtttccattcatgccgattcaaaggatacgtttgcaagggctgtggaacaatgggacacttccaacgagtgtgcaggcgagctgctaatcctgttaaacctgcaaaccaccatgttgcagaggaggacagatccacgacgaaccagagccttagacccaggaggcagaggtacatggagtgcatacattcaccacgaattgtcccccgataatgctgaatgttgaactaaatggactcccggtgtcaatggagctggacacgggcacaagccagtccatcatgggcaaaaagacttttgaaagattgtggtgcaacaaggcctcaaggccagtcttaactccagttcgcatgaaactaataacttacacaaaagaactgattcctgtaatcggcagtgctaccataaaggtctccgacaatggagcggtgcaccagctaccactctggttggtaccgggcgatggtcccacactgcacggcaggaaagatacgctggaactgggatgacatccgagcgctatcgcccgctgacaacacttcgtgtgcccaggtcttaaacaaatttccttcactgttcaaaccagacatcgggaaattccaaggagcaaaggtgcagatccacctaattccgggggcgcgacccatccatcacaaggcgagagcaataccgtacatgatgagagaaagggtagagatcgagctagaccggctgcaaagagagggcatcatttcaccgaagagttcaacgagtgggccagtcctattgttcctgtcctcactggagatggcaccgtcagaatctgtggcgattataaattaactatcaatcgtttctccctgcaggatcaatacccactaccaaaggtcgacgacctctttgcaacgctggtgggaggaaagatattcacgaagctggatctgacttcagcctacatgacgcaggaactggaggaatcatcaaaggccctcacctgcatcaacattcaCTTGCATCAACattcacaaaggtctttttgtttataacagatgcccatttggaatccgatcagcggcggcgatattccagagaaacatggaaagcttactgaagtcggtcccgcacaccgtggtcttctaggacgacatcttagtcacaggtcagaacacagtcgagcacctgcagcacctggaggaggttcttagtcgactcaaccgcatggggctcaggttaaaacgctcgaagtgcgttttcctggtgcctgaagtggaatccttgggaaggagaattgcggcgaatggcatcaggcccaacaacacgaagatggaggcatcaaaaacgcaccgaggccacagaacgtgacggagctgcagtcgtttctgggactcctgaattacttttgtaacttcttaccgggtcttagcgcag encodes:
- the LOC139260381 gene encoding uncharacterized protein isoform X1, with amino-acid sequence MMKSQAVEVMVFGNAAPKGPSSALSPPPTVESEEEDNSSEEVPLYEVALSPDPCALSTSVGPARHGVVTWCHTDHKPRYLIITASRCRPWRWSTLDPAIHQHRGGLIGITGLAAATGGADPRSDTEDDQPQAPHPSRDPSTSGHHLEKEAEEEEEEEEDKGEPNSAQHPTTPAPPPALSSSGDDMTFSGFEDCEAPGTSGVQQRSAGVESRGPTLQRKKRGNNQHGGIEWSGNAQTCRSIMSCQRKAFEVSTMPLVVVVAWVPRQAPHKQTISPSLPRLRVHHQG
- the LOC139260381 gene encoding uncharacterized protein isoform X2, with product MMKSQAVEVMVFGNAAPKGPSSALSPPPTVESEEEDNSSEEVPLYEVALSPDPCALSTSVGPARHGVVTWCHTDHKPRYLIITASRCRPWRWSTLDPAIHQHRGGLIGITGLAAATGGADPRSDTEDDQPQAPHPSRDPSTSGHHLEKEAEEEEEEEEDKGEPNSAQHPTTPAPPPALSSSGDDMTFSGFEDCEAPGTSGVQQRSAGVESRGPTLQRMPIWNPISGGDIPEKHGKLTEVGPAHRGLLGRHLSHRSEHSRAPAAPGGGS
- the LOC139260381 gene encoding uncharacterized protein isoform X3; protein product: MMKSQAVEVMVFGNAAPKGPSSALSPPPTVESEEEDNSSEEVPLYEVALSPDPCALSTSVGPARHGVVTWCHTDHKPRYLIITASRCRPWRWSTLDPAIHQHRGGLIGITGLAAATGGADPRSDTEDDQPQAPHPSRDPSTSGHHLEKEAEEEEEEEEDKEKEGE